The Aureibacter tunicatorum genome includes a window with the following:
- a CDS encoding sensor histidine kinase, with protein sequence MNNFNDLIFSILVVIFFVFVTIIIFLLAIKRIKADQARIKQQELQHQKEILINTIRVQEEEKKKIAAELHDHFGVSLNTVRILIEESGDCIEPVLFDKIRHLIQRSINDVRDLSHEISPPMLEHFGIEATLQDVASNLKSQLKIEVKVIGKAIPYWESLQLFRICQEFIQNTLKHSQAETLNIIIRNSDNFLSMSLNDDGCGFRLGKKINSNLGHGLKSMKSRAESIYGQSKIVSSESKGTRFILLKKYDD encoded by the coding sequence ATGAATAATTTTAACGATTTGATTTTTTCAATTTTGGTAGTAATATTTTTTGTTTTTGTTACAATAATTATATTTCTTCTAGCGATTAAAAGAATTAAAGCTGACCAAGCTAGAATTAAGCAACAGGAGCTTCAACACCAAAAAGAAATTCTAATTAATACAATAAGGGTCCAAGAAGAAGAAAAAAAGAAAATTGCCGCTGAACTGCATGATCATTTTGGAGTAAGTTTGAATACGGTTAGAATTCTAATTGAGGAATCTGGTGATTGTATTGAGCCTGTCTTGTTTGATAAAATCAGACATTTGATTCAAAGAAGCATTAACGATGTAAGAGATCTTTCTCATGAAATATCTCCTCCGATGCTAGAACATTTTGGCATAGAAGCGACATTGCAAGATGTTGCATCTAACCTGAAGAGTCAATTAAAAATAGAGGTGAAGGTAATCGGAAAAGCGATCCCATATTGGGAAAGTTTACAGCTTTTTAGAATATGTCAAGAATTCATTCAAAATACTCTAAAGCATTCTCAAGCTGAAACTTTAAATATTATTATTAGAAATTCTGATAATTTTCTGTCGATGTCGCTTAATGATGATGGTTGTGGATTTAGGCTAGGGAAAAAAATTAATAGTAATTTAGGTCATGGGCTGAAAAGCATGAAATCGCGAGCGGAATCAATTTATGGCCAATCAAAAATTGTTTCATCGGAGAGTAAGGGGACAAGATTTATATTGTTAAAAAAATATGATGACTGA
- a CDS encoding response regulator transcription factor: MMTDIEEIRIGIIDDDELFCETMSMLISKSERFVVEFYVTNSEDLKEELLVKKIDILICDLKLKEENGIDLCKSIKQIYQDLKLIGLSSYYKPAFTVSMINHGFNAFLSKNLEKKGIYHALIQVFENGFYFNKEDYQAIKLAVENQTISVSMDCDIRNDLTEIDKQILLLIGEQMTCERISYTLGLSYAVFKKQFAGLLKKLKANSMFDLFLAGMCCGIVDENKALKGCESY, translated from the coding sequence ATGATGACTGATATAGAGGAAATAAGAATCGGAATTATCGATGATGATGAATTGTTTTGTGAAACGATGTCCATGTTGATTTCGAAAAGTGAAAGATTCGTCGTTGAGTTTTATGTGACAAATTCTGAAGATTTAAAGGAGGAGTTGTTAGTAAAGAAGATTGATATATTAATATGTGATTTGAAACTCAAAGAAGAGAATGGAATTGATTTATGCAAATCAATCAAGCAAATTTATCAGGATTTAAAACTAATCGGTCTTTCTTCATATTATAAACCAGCTTTTACGGTTTCTATGATAAATCATGGGTTTAATGCTTTTTTGTCTAAGAACTTGGAAAAGAAGGGTATTTATCATGCATTGATTCAAGTATTTGAAAATGGATTTTATTTCAACAAAGAAGATTATCAGGCAATCAAGCTAGCGGTTGAAAACCAAACGATAAGTGTGTCTATGGACTGTGATATTAGAAATGATTTAACTGAAATAGATAAGCAGATTTTATTGTTGATAGGAGAACAGATGACTTGCGAACGAATTTCATATACACTAGGCCTTAGCTATGCGGTTTTTAAGAAACAGTTTGCGGGGCTGCTGAAAAAATTAAAAGCTAATTCAATGTTTGATCTTTTTTTAGCTGGCATGTGTTGCGGAATTGTGGACGAAAACAAAGCCTTGAAAGGTTGTGAATCTTACTAG
- a CDS encoding GNAT family N-acetyltransferase yields MYKDFDFSVKKFDQLTVRELYEIIKLRVDVFVVEQNCPYNELDGKDFKALHLLMNDKNNVLAGYLRILPEGLSYETPSLGRIVIAPNFRKNKLGRILVQKGIDFVVESFGKQKITIGAQAALENFYNELGFVKISEVYLEDGIPHMDMRFSHN; encoded by the coding sequence ATGTATAAAGATTTTGACTTTTCAGTTAAGAAGTTCGATCAACTGACTGTCAGAGAGCTTTATGAGATAATAAAGCTCAGAGTGGATGTTTTTGTAGTGGAACAAAATTGCCCTTATAATGAATTGGATGGCAAGGATTTTAAAGCATTGCATTTATTGATGAATGATAAAAATAATGTTCTGGCAGGGTATCTTAGAATATTGCCTGAAGGACTATCATATGAGACGCCTTCATTGGGAAGGATAGTTATAGCGCCTAATTTTAGAAAAAACAAATTAGGCAGAATACTTGTCCAAAAAGGAATTGATTTTGTTGTTGAAAGTTTTGGAAAGCAGAAAATCACAATTGGTGCGCAAGCTGCTTTAGAAAATTTCTATAATGAATTAGGGTTTGTGAAGATTTCCGAAGTATATCTTGAGGATGGAATTCCTCATATGGATATGAGGTTTTCTCACAATTGA
- a CDS encoding efflux RND transporter periplasmic adaptor subunit, translating to MLSHSFRKNHFFWIFLLTLGLFSCKKNEQKALPPSKVEVVKIKIKDVPIYKEFVGQVYGQVDIPIRARVDGYLEGLYFDEGRKVKKGQLLYSIDAQPFEAEVAQMESQLAEAKIRLIKSKNDLDRYIPLAEINAVSQSDLDAVEAEYGAAQEAVKAAQASLRIAKINLSYTRIHSPINGLIGRTKAKVGEYVGRDPNPVILNQVSEIDTILVQFFITEKDYLLMARRYIVEGETPASLSEVEEDEVSQSTDLSLILADGSTFEYKGKFDFLDREVDPTTGSILVQASFPNPINLIRPGQFAKVKANVEDIEGAYVIPQKCVVSFQGKNFVYVVGKDNQVEQKSVTLGPNYKDYSVVLTGLESTDMVVVEGLQKVRIGATVNPVEVEFKSNYVE from the coding sequence ATGTTGAGTCATTCATTCCGCAAAAATCATTTTTTTTGGATTTTTTTATTGACACTAGGATTGTTTTCCTGTAAAAAAAATGAGCAAAAAGCTTTGCCGCCTTCAAAAGTTGAAGTGGTGAAGATTAAGATTAAAGATGTGCCTATTTATAAAGAATTCGTTGGTCAAGTTTACGGCCAAGTGGATATTCCAATAAGAGCGCGTGTTGATGGATATTTGGAAGGACTTTACTTCGATGAAGGAAGAAAAGTTAAAAAAGGACAGTTGCTTTATTCTATAGACGCTCAGCCATTCGAGGCTGAAGTGGCGCAAATGGAAAGCCAACTTGCCGAGGCTAAAATTAGATTAATTAAGAGCAAAAACGATCTTGATAGATATATTCCATTGGCCGAGATCAATGCGGTAAGTCAAAGCGATCTTGATGCTGTTGAAGCCGAATATGGAGCTGCGCAGGAGGCAGTAAAAGCGGCTCAGGCTAGTTTAAGAATTGCTAAGATTAATTTGAGCTATACAAGAATTCATTCGCCAATTAATGGCTTGATTGGTAGAACAAAAGCTAAAGTTGGTGAATATGTAGGACGTGACCCGAATCCTGTTATTCTAAACCAAGTTTCAGAGATAGATACTATTCTTGTTCAGTTCTTTATTACTGAAAAAGATTATTTACTAATGGCTAGACGCTATATAGTTGAAGGAGAAACTCCTGCTTCCTTGTCTGAAGTTGAAGAAGATGAGGTGTCTCAGAGCACCGACTTAAGCTTGATACTTGCTGATGGATCGACTTTTGAGTATAAAGGCAAGTTTGATTTTTTGGATAGAGAAGTTGATCCTACTACTGGATCCATATTGGTCCAGGCTTCGTTTCCAAATCCAATCAATTTGATCAGGCCGGGACAATTTGCGAAAGTAAAAGCGAATGTAGAGGATATTGAGGGAGCTTATGTTATTCCTCAAAAGTGTGTTGTTAGTTTTCAAGGAAAGAACTTTGTCTATGTAGTTGGCAAGGATAATCAGGTCGAGCAAAAAAGCGTGACTTTAGGGCCTAATTACAAGGATTACTCTGTAGTGCTTACAGGACTTGAATCAACAGATA